Proteins from a genomic interval of candidate division WOR-3 bacterium:
- a CDS encoding endonuclease III domain-containing protein — MKIKTNEIKFTDIILIINKSRIFHQNYQSKKQTSKPSVLSIYQKLFDYYGPQNWWPAESDFEVIVGAVLTQNTAWRNVEKAINNLKAHNLLTPKRLWNVSDKQLNHLIRPSGFYRIKAKRLKALLDFIIKKYAGSIRNLKKQKLSILRQELLEIPGIGEETADSILLYALRKPIFVVDAYTRRIFSRHNFFEYKTSYAKIQEFFIKHLPKSITVYQEYHALLVKLAKDYCRTKPNCSHCPLSQLFSQMRIESKRK, encoded by the coding sequence TTGAAAATTAAAACTAATGAAATTAAATTTACTGACATAATATTGATAATCAACAAATCACGAATTTTTCATCAGAATTATCAGTCCAAGAAGCAAACTTCAAAACCTTCTGTATTATCAATTTACCAAAAACTTTTTGATTATTACGGTCCCCAAAACTGGTGGCCTGCAGAATCAGACTTTGAAGTCATTGTAGGTGCAGTCTTAACACAAAATACTGCCTGGCGTAATGTGGAAAAAGCCATAAACAACCTTAAAGCACATAATCTATTAACACCGAAAAGACTCTGGAATGTTTCTGACAAGCAACTAAATCATTTGATAAGACCTTCTGGATTTTATCGAATCAAAGCAAAACGGCTTAAAGCCTTACTCGATTTTATCATTAAAAAATATGCAGGCAGTATCAGAAATTTAAAGAAACAAAAATTATCTATCTTAAGACAAGAATTGCTAGAAATTCCTGGTATCGGAGAAGAAACCGCAGATTCGATTCTATTGTATGCCTTAAGAAAACCCATTTTTGTGGTTGATGCCTATACTCGAAGAATCTTTTCTCGGCACAATTTTTTTGAGTATAAAACATCCTATGCAAAGATACAAGAATTCTTTATTAAGCATCTACCAAAGTCAATTACCGTCTATCAGGAATATCATGCTCTACTTGTTAAATTGGCAAAAGATTATTGTCGAACTAAACCCAATTGTTCTCACTGCCCTTTATCGCAATTGTTTTCTCAGATGCGAATTGAGTCAAAAAGAAAATGA